The window aagcgtttcagtatctttctcgccgcgatctttagaaataagacagcatttttaagattggttcataattattcaatatacatttttaacagttactacctgtagaagtttgttaatataatttaaataaaaaattagatgcataaccagtaagcagcgtggtgtttttgggaagctgcagattaaatgttttgtgacgtcacaatcaaattctggaactctgagtgagtgctgaactcacgcgcaaaaaaactcactctggggggccgttaaggcatatttgaaactcacgcgtgaaaaggttaagatcATGTATTAGaaatttacaaatgttactGCTATGAACACTTGAGCACtcatgcttcactgtgtttGTACTTGTAGGTCATTCACAGATTTCCTGTCTAATACAACTGCTCTTGAAACCATAAACAAAACGTGTCTTGTAAAGTGCAACAGTTTCTGTCTCTCTAGAGGTACTTGTAGACAGCCTTGTCGCCCAGTGTCTGCACCTCCATCTTGACAGGACACTTGTAGAAGTGAGACAGCAGTGTCTCAGTGTAACCAATCAGGAAGTAGAACTTCTGAGGAGGGAGTCTCTGTAACATCAGGGCGCATACCACCAGCATGTTGCCTCGCCGCTTTATCACAATCTCATTGGCCAGGCAGTTATGGAAGGTACCGAAGATAAAACGTCGCACAAACACGTCCTCCACCGTACGATCCGCTGCGCCATTTTCTCCCATGAGGTTACCTATTCCATAGATGGTGGGAGAGAGGATAGAGGTCAGGTGTCAATTAACACAAGGACTGTGAAAGACTGATTTTAGTTGTCTTGCACAATGTCAGATAGCTGAGGTATGACGGAGACACTCACTGGTGTGTTGGGAAAGCCAACCTTTACGGTGGCCTATGTGGTGGGGGTGGAGTGCTTGCTCATACGTAAGTGGTCGGTCTCCTTTCCCCACCCGAATACGAGCTGCACGATTCTGACAACAGAATATGAAAATTACCCAATGTGAAGGTGGGGATTGTCTCGTTTAATGATAATTGCATGCGGAATCGAATACTATACTAACAATACCTTGCAACATGATGCAGTGACATGAAGTGCTCGGGTTTCAGGGTTGGTGCATATTGAAGTACCGACTCTGGCAAGCGTGTTCTGTGGTGAAAAGATaagaagacaaagacagaggaacagCCAAGTTACTCCgacagtactgtacatgtatacTAACGTTGGCTGCTACATCAAAGCCAGTCAGAAACACACTCTTTCTCCAAGCCCAGcccttgaataaaaaaaacagataatCGGAAGAATATATAACAA is drawn from Esox lucius isolate fEsoLuc1 chromosome 14, fEsoLuc1.pri, whole genome shotgun sequence and contains these coding sequences:
- the mrps24 gene encoding 28S ribosomal protein S24, mitochondrial, translating into MAASLSCRGVKLSNTLARVGTSICTNPETRALHVTASCCKNRAARIRVGKGDRPLTYEQALHPHHIGHRKGWLSQHTSNLMGENGAADRTVEDVFVRRFIFGTFHNCLANEIVIKRRGNMLVVCALMLQRLPPQKFYFLIGYTETLLSHFYKCPVKMEVQTLGDKAVYKYL